One region of Tachysurus vachellii isolate PV-2020 chromosome 11, HZAU_Pvac_v1, whole genome shotgun sequence genomic DNA includes:
- the smim24 gene encoding small integral membrane protein 24 isoform X1, with protein MSHLRSFLACFLLLVSICQANTGGLRTSTSSQGSGLVSNGLVGLAAVAGFLFIVFFLLIIKRLFFKKDTRDEEESDPEVCPAYENGAFEVETSFKEEPKTTNL; from the exons ATGTCGCACCTCAGGAGCTTCCTCGCTTGCTTCTTGCTCCTCGTCTCCATTTGCCAGGCGAACACTG GTGGTCTGAGGACCAGCACCAGCTCTCAGGGGTCAGGCTTGGTGTCCAACGGGCTGGTGGGACTGGCAGCAGTAGCCGGCTTCCTCTTCATCGTCTttttcctcctcatcatcaaAAGGCTCTTTTTCAAAAAAGACAC CAGGGATGAAGAGGAGTCTGATCCTGAGGTTTGTCCTGCATATGAAAATGGAGCTTTCGAGGTAGAGACATCGTTCAAAGAAGAGCCAAAAACCACCAACCTGTAA
- the smim24 gene encoding small integral membrane protein 24 isoform X2, whose amino-acid sequence MSHLRSFLACFLLLVSICQANTGGLRTSTSSQGSGLVSNGLVGLAAVAGFLFIVFFLLIIKRLFFKKDTDEEESDPEVCPAYENGAFEVETSFKEEPKTTNL is encoded by the exons ATGTCGCACCTCAGGAGCTTCCTCGCTTGCTTCTTGCTCCTCGTCTCCATTTGCCAGGCGAACACTG GTGGTCTGAGGACCAGCACCAGCTCTCAGGGGTCAGGCTTGGTGTCCAACGGGCTGGTGGGACTGGCAGCAGTAGCCGGCTTCCTCTTCATCGTCTttttcctcctcatcatcaaAAGGCTCTTTTTCAAAAAAGACAC GGATGAAGAGGAGTCTGATCCTGAGGTTTGTCCTGCATATGAAAATGGAGCTTTCGAGGTAGAGACATCGTTCAAAGAAGAGCCAAAAACCACCAACCTGTAA